In Verrucomicrobiota bacterium, one DNA window encodes the following:
- a CDS encoding ATP-dependent helicase, translating to MSEREYEIRHEHRPLSIDYKQELNEQQYTAVTAPPGPMLVIAGAGSGKTRTLTYRVAYLIDNGVAPENILLLTFTNKAAREMLHRVEQLVPQNISKLWGGTFHHVGNRILRRHATLLGYQNDFTIIDRDDAKSMLNLCIDDLKIDKKDKKFPKADVILEIFSYANNTQSPLRSIIDRQFAYFEDVATTIEKLYPVYHERKVRANCMDYDDLLLNIIGLFEKNPDVLDLYQRQFQFLLVDEYQDTNAVQFQMIEMLAKAHQNIMVVGDDAQSIYSWRGANFTNILKFPDRYQGASVYKIEINYRSTPEILALANQVIKGNTQQFEKELRPVRKTSVRPVVIPASNSSEQAAFISQRLMEIRDEGISLNDCAVLYRSHFHAMELQMELTRRQIPYLITSGIQFFEQAHIKDVAAFLKVAVNPSDELSFRRILKMLPGIGQKTADKLWTLASAGVIPDPNDLLATKHFSEQFWLNITKGKVGASVPAKAYRAWSQVVKTLRELNDENIRGKVPQQIKIVIEAYYDDYLKAEFTNYQSRLEDLNQLAIFSRNFESASDFLGQLSLMTSVEMESSSANPLRNDEYVRLSTVHQAKGLEWPVVFIIGAADGMFPSAKSLDSETSAEEEERRLFYVAVTRAKDELYILYPIIRQTMNYSDMLQGPSRFISEIPKGFFDEWRIKSGYVGLGG from the coding sequence GTGAGTGAACGCGAATATGAAATCCGCCATGAGCATCGGCCGTTATCGATTGATTACAAGCAGGAGCTTAATGAACAACAATACACGGCTGTAACGGCTCCGCCGGGGCCGATGCTGGTGATTGCGGGGGCGGGCAGTGGGAAGACACGCACACTGACTTACCGGGTCGCCTATCTTATCGATAATGGTGTCGCCCCAGAGAATATCCTCCTTCTCACATTCACAAATAAAGCCGCACGTGAAATGCTGCACCGCGTCGAGCAACTTGTTCCCCAGAATATCTCAAAGCTTTGGGGCGGGACATTCCACCATGTCGGTAACCGGATTCTCCGCCGCCACGCGACTCTGCTTGGTTACCAGAATGACTTTACCATTATCGACCGGGATGACGCAAAAAGCATGCTTAACCTGTGTATTGACGACTTAAAAATCGACAAGAAAGATAAGAAATTCCCAAAAGCCGATGTGATCCTGGAAATATTCAGTTATGCCAATAATACTCAATCGCCCCTGCGTAGCATTATTGACCGGCAATTTGCCTATTTTGAGGATGTAGCCACTACGATAGAAAAGCTTTACCCCGTATATCATGAACGTAAAGTCCGTGCAAATTGCATGGATTATGATGACTTGCTGCTGAATATCATCGGGTTATTCGAGAAAAATCCGGATGTGCTTGATCTCTACCAGAGACAATTCCAATTCCTTCTCGTCGATGAGTATCAGGATACGAATGCTGTCCAATTCCAGATGATCGAGATGTTAGCCAAAGCACACCAGAATATCATGGTTGTCGGGGATGATGCCCAGAGTATTTATTCATGGCGGGGGGCGAATTTTACGAATATCCTGAAGTTTCCGGATCGTTATCAGGGAGCCAGCGTCTACAAAATCGAGATTAACTACCGTAGTACCCCTGAAATCCTCGCATTAGCCAATCAAGTGATTAAAGGAAATACTCAGCAATTTGAAAAGGAACTCCGGCCTGTCCGCAAAACCAGTGTCCGCCCCGTGGTGATCCCGGCAAGTAACTCCTCGGAACAAGCAGCCTTCATCTCCCAACGCCTCATGGAGATCAGGGACGAGGGGATTTCTCTGAATGATTGTGCAGTCCTTTATCGCTCCCATTTCCACGCAATGGAGCTCCAGATGGAACTCACCCGCCGCCAGATCCCCTATTTAATCACCTCCGGGATCCAGTTTTTCGAGCAGGCTCATATCAAGGATGTCGCCGCCTTTCTGAAAGTGGCGGTGAACCCCTCTGACGAGTTATCCTTCCGCCGGATCCTCAAGATGTTACCGGGTATCGGACAGAAAACGGCTGATAAATTATGGACGTTGGCCAGTGCAGGAGTCATTCCTGATCCAAATGATTTATTGGCCACCAAACATTTTTCAGAACAATTCTGGCTCAATATTACAAAAGGGAAAGTGGGCGCGTCTGTCCCGGCAAAAGCTTACCGCGCTTGGTCACAAGTGGTCAAAACCCTTAGAGAACTCAATGATGAAAATATCCGTGGGAAGGTTCCCCAACAAATCAAAATCGTCATCGAAGCCTATTACGATGATTATTTAAAAGCGGAATTTACTAATTACCAATCACGCTTGGAAGATTTGAATCAATTGGCCATTTTTTCCCGGAATTTCGAATCCGCCTCGGATTTCCTGGGCCAACTCTCCCTCATGACCTCTGTCGAGATGGAGTCATCATCGGCAAATCCCCTCCGAAATGATGAGTACGTACGCTTAAGCACGGTTCATCAGGCAAAAGGACTGGAATGGCCGGTCGTTTTTATCATCGGGGCGGCTGACGGGATGTTCCCGAGTGCAAAATCTCTCGACTCGGAAACCAGCGCCGAGGAAGAGGAGCGGCGGCTGTTTTATGTCGCTGTGACGAGGGCCAAAGACGAACTCTACATCTTATACCCGATCATCCGCCAGACAATGAATTATAGCGACATGCTCCAAGGGCCGTCGCGTTTTATTTCGGAGATTCCCAAAGGATTCTTTGATGAGTGGCGGATAAAAAGCGGGTATGTGGGGTTAGGAGGCTAA
- a CDS encoding TIGR00730 family Rossman fold protein yields the protein MYSVDLNFDNEETARVFRITAEFVVAFQKMSQIGSAVSFFGSARTKPTNIYYKQAVELSYKFAWNHIAVVTGGGPGIMEAANRGAANAKGISVGLNIELPHEQSSNSYINFPVNFHYFFVRKICFVKYSMAFVIFPGGFGTMDEAFELLTLVQTKRVGRRPIVLFGTKYWGGLVKWIKGQLLKDKYITPGDENLFVVTDSVDKAFKAVMDYHCDLNGCAKINDDVQDIKL from the coding sequence ATGTATTCAGTTGATTTAAATTTTGATAATGAGGAAACAGCACGAGTTTTTCGGATTACCGCCGAGTTTGTTGTGGCCTTCCAAAAAATGTCCCAGATCGGATCGGCCGTAAGTTTTTTCGGATCCGCGAGGACAAAACCGACAAATATTTATTATAAACAGGCCGTTGAACTTTCCTACAAATTCGCCTGGAACCATATCGCTGTAGTGACCGGTGGGGGGCCGGGAATCATGGAGGCTGCCAACCGTGGGGCGGCAAATGCCAAAGGTATCTCCGTGGGATTGAATATTGAGTTACCCCATGAGCAATCTTCAAATTCTTATATTAATTTCCCGGTGAATTTCCATTATTTTTTCGTCAGGAAAATCTGTTTTGTGAAATATTCCATGGCTTTTGTGATCTTTCCGGGAGGATTCGGAACCATGGATGAGGCCTTTGAGCTTTTAACTCTTGTCCAAACAAAAAGGGTAGGACGGCGTCCGATTGTTTTATTTGGTACAAAATATTGGGGTGGTTTAGTCAAATGGATCAAAGGCCAGCTTCTTAAGGATAAATATATCACTCCAGGGGACGAGAATTTATTTGTCGTCACCGATTCTGTGGATAAAGCCTTCAAAGCGGTGATGGATTATCACTGTGACCTTAATGGTTGCGCGAAAATTAATGATGATGTTCAAGATATTAAGCTTTAA
- a CDS encoding pitrilysin family protein produces the protein MVARKLMMMFKILSFKGGGTLILREMPHMETVSMGIWAGVGSRHETKGQEGISHFLEHMIFKGTKKRSSHQISQEVEGIGGYLNAFTTEENTCYYARVTGDHFSRVADVLTDMYQSSVFSPEEIKKERGVILEELSMIQDQPSQKVQEILQALLWPAHPLGSPIAGTVKSVKSLKRRDLIGYFHSRYNRNNTVVSLAGKFNVDEAQSLFGDFFKKLPAGQKAGFKKFPNKNYPPAFLYEEKEIEQVNAVLGFRGLSRSHPMRYAAKLLNVILGENMSSRLFQVIREQHGLAYSIGSGQSLFSDTGALTIFGGLPFDKYARALALIGRELHRIKTKKVMLKELNQAKDYTIGMMSMGLESTTDQMIWGGESYLAYGRVQECPAIKKKLEEVSISDIQEVANLLFTPKQCALAVIGPKSADKPTLHKIIDLN, from the coding sequence ATGGTTGCGCGAAAATTAATGATGATGTTCAAGATATTAAGCTTTAAAGGGGGCGGCACCCTCATTCTCAGGGAAATGCCCCACATGGAAACTGTCTCCATGGGTATATGGGCTGGAGTAGGTTCCCGCCATGAAACAAAAGGACAGGAAGGCATATCCCACTTTCTTGAGCACATGATTTTTAAGGGGACAAAAAAACGTTCATCCCACCAGATTTCCCAAGAAGTGGAAGGAATAGGGGGATACCTGAATGCTTTCACCACCGAAGAAAATACATGTTATTATGCACGCGTCACGGGAGACCACTTTTCCCGTGTGGCAGATGTCCTCACGGATATGTACCAGTCGTCGGTATTTTCCCCTGAAGAGATTAAAAAGGAGAGGGGGGTTATTCTTGAAGAGTTATCCATGATCCAAGATCAACCTTCACAAAAAGTGCAAGAGATCCTCCAAGCCCTCCTCTGGCCTGCACATCCCCTCGGTAGTCCGATTGCGGGCACGGTTAAATCTGTCAAATCACTGAAACGCCGGGATTTAATCGGGTATTTCCATTCACGTTATAACCGCAACAACACGGTCGTCTCCCTTGCCGGAAAATTTAATGTCGATGAGGCTCAAAGCCTTTTTGGTGATTTTTTTAAAAAATTGCCAGCGGGACAAAAAGCCGGTTTTAAAAAATTTCCAAATAAGAATTATCCTCCTGCTTTCCTCTATGAAGAAAAGGAGATTGAACAGGTGAATGCCGTCTTGGGTTTCAGGGGATTGTCCCGCTCTCATCCGATGCGGTATGCCGCAAAGTTATTAAATGTTATCCTTGGGGAAAATATGAGTTCCAGGCTTTTCCAAGTGATCCGGGAGCAACACGGACTGGCTTATTCGATCGGGAGTGGCCAAAGCCTTTTTTCTGATACCGGGGCTCTGACTATTTTTGGTGGTCTTCCCTTTGACAAATATGCGAGGGCTTTAGCTTTGATTGGGCGTGAGCTTCATAGGATTAAGACGAAAAAAGTGATGTTAAAAGAGTTAAACCAAGCCAAGGATTATACCATCGGCATGATGAGCATGGGATTAGAAAGCACCACCGACCAGATGATTTGGGGGGGGGAATCATATTTAGCCTATGGTCGTGTCCAGGAATGTCCGGCAATCAAGAAGAAGCTTGAAGAAGTTTCCATCAGCGACATCCAGGAAGTCGCAAATTTACTTTTCACACCAAAGCAATGTGCTTTAGCTGTTATCGGGCCGAAATCTGCTGATAAACCGACCCTTCACAAGATTATTGATTTGAATTAA
- a CDS encoding MBL fold metallo-hydrolase — MKKNFFLFTIILFLLAPYIKAEDAPVPPPAKIVKIKWYGQSFVTLISSVGIRIAIDPFDNKTNRYPLPVNIPMDIVLVSNEDDDHNNTDFIAGNPIIFRSSTGEGTNRGNGIIFKGTPGIKDETSTAQIGNKSMIYTFSLDGVKFCHLGNLGQKSLKEKQLQQIGAVDVLILPIGDSDREELLAQIKPKIVIPIHYKTPLTVVPLYSVEDFVKNKPVKRFPTNEISISKNDFPPQMEVWLYANPPEKIPELIQP, encoded by the coding sequence ATGAAAAAAAACTTTTTTTTATTCACCATTATTCTTTTCTTACTCGCTCCCTATATAAAAGCCGAGGATGCCCCAGTACCACCGCCTGCGAAGATTGTGAAAATAAAATGGTACGGCCAATCCTTTGTCACATTGATTTCATCCGTCGGGATTCGTATTGCGATCGACCCCTTTGACAACAAGACAAACCGTTATCCTTTACCCGTAAATATCCCCATGGACATCGTACTCGTCAGTAATGAGGACGATGATCATAATAATACTGATTTCATCGCCGGAAATCCTATTATTTTCAGAAGCTCCACGGGTGAGGGGACAAACCGTGGTAATGGGATTATTTTTAAAGGTACTCCAGGAATTAAAGACGAGACATCCACTGCCCAAATCGGTAATAAAAGCATGATTTATACATTTTCACTCGACGGGGTGAAGTTCTGCCATCTGGGTAATCTAGGGCAAAAGAGTCTGAAGGAAAAACAGCTTCAACAAATCGGTGCAGTGGATGTATTGATCCTCCCCATCGGGGATTCAGACCGGGAGGAATTATTAGCCCAGATCAAACCGAAAATCGTCATCCCGATTCATTACAAAACCCCCTTAACTGTCGTGCCCTTGTACTCGGTAGAAGATTTTGTCAAAAATAAGCCTGTAAAAAGATTCCCGACAAATGAAATATCCATTTCTAAAAATGATTTCCCCCCCCAGATGGAAGTCTGGTTGTATGCAAATCCCCCTGAGAAAATTCCAGAACTGATTCAACCCTGA